Genomic DNA from Desulfovibrio sp. JC022:
GCGCACGGCTTTATAATTTCGGGGCACTTTTCTTTTTTCAACGCTATTTGCCGCCCGGTCTATTACGTTCATGATCAGTTCACTGGTCAGCATGTCGCCTTTTCCCGATTCAATGGAACGGGTCAGGTTGATTATGTTTGCGGCCAGTTTCTGATCCTTAATTATCGGGGTTGAGAACTTTAACACGTCTTTTCTGCCGGATACTTTTTCAAATAGTTTCCGGGGAATGTATGTCATTACATATTCCAGACCTGTCTCGTCGCCGGAGCAGCCGTCATGCAGCTGCTCCGGGCTGAAAAGCATGATTCCGCCCGGTTTTGAATAAAGCATTTCACCTTCCAGCCAGTATTTTTGAATTCCGGTCAGGGTTACTCCGATGGCGTATTCCTCATGGGAGTGTTTCCTGTACTTGAATTCATCAAATCTGGCCGAAAGTACGGTCAGGTCGTCATGATGTGTGTAGTTGAATTCCCGCATGGCTTGAGTTGTTATATAAAATTTTGGAGTCCTGATATGGACCATGCACAATAGATCATTGTCAGCGACAAAATGATATTGGCCTGTTTCTGGTAGGGGCGCAGGTAACGGCGAAAAAGCGTTCCTAGTACGACCCATGAACTGTAGGCACAAAATCCGATAAAAGTCAGTATAGCCACGAACAGGGCGATGTCCAGAGGGTCTGAAAATGCGGGGATCACGAAACTGCCGATTACGGTCAGGGTGAAGAGAACAACTTTAGGGTTGATGAACTGCATGGTGAACCCGGTCATGAAACCACCGCTCTGGTCTGATTTTCCGCCATCGTCCATGTGCAGGATTTTCCATGCAAGATAGAGCATGTATGTTGTCCCGATGATAGCCATGATGGTTTGGACCTGTGGGATTATGCTAAACAGATAGCTGTTCAGTGCTGCGGAAAGGCTGAGCAGGAGACCGAATGCAACAGTTGCCCCGGCTACGAATTCAAGGGCTTTCCTGTAGCCATGATTTTGTGCTGTGGAAAAGATTACGATATTAGATGGCCCGGGGGTAAAAGTTACCACTATGCTGTAGGCCAGAAATGCTGCTAAATTCATTGATTCCTCCATACTGGTTTTCATTGTGATCTGAAGATCGCATGGGGAGGAGTTTATTGAATAGTACAAAGTTGCTCAGGCTGTGATGTCTTGAGTTTAGCGCAGACATCCTCCATCGCTGCAACGGCTGAGTTCTTCACGATCGTGAATCTTTATTTCTGTGCCGTTAACGTCAATCAGGCCGCCCGCGCTCATTTTTTTCATGGTTCGGGAAAGGGCTTCCGGGGTAATTCCGATGATCTTGGAAAGTTCACGGTAGGAAATGTCCATATTCACAAGTCCGCTTATTTCCCGGCTGAGGAAATAGGCTGCGAGCCTTGAGGGTACTTGTTTGAGCGCAAGTGAATCAATCATTTCCATAGCGTCTTTAAGTCTTCTGGACATGACCCGCATCATTTGCATCAGGATGGTTGGATCTTCTTGTACCAGTTTTTCATATTCAGC
This window encodes:
- a CDS encoding LysE family transporter, encoding MNLAAFLAYSIVVTFTPGPSNIVIFSTAQNHGYRKALEFVAGATVAFGLLLSLSAALNSYLFSIIPQVQTIMAIIGTTYMLYLAWKILHMDDGGKSDQSGGFMTGFTMQFINPKVVLFTLTVIGSFVIPAFSDPLDIALFVAILTFIGFCAYSSWVVLGTLFRRYLRPYQKQANIILSLTMIYCAWSISGLQNFI
- a CDS encoding AraC family transcriptional regulator; protein product: MREFNYTHHDDLTVLSARFDEFKYRKHSHEEYAIGVTLTGIQKYWLEGEMLYSKPGGIMLFSPEQLHDGCSGDETGLEYVMTYIPRKLFEKVSGRKDVLKFSTPIIKDQKLAANIINLTRSIESGKGDMLTSELIMNVIDRAANSVEKRKVPRNYKAVRRAVEMMHDSFEAPLKLDEICKEVQMSKFHFIRQFKAIKGLSPYQFFLSCRTEQAKKLLDKGEELYAVMLNCGFYDLSHFNRQFKSVYGLTAHAYAQLLNKSR
- a CDS encoding Crp/Fnr family transcriptional regulator — translated: MTRKQIEKEISELALFTKLKKEQLERLSGHAVINEIPKKSVFFSEDKTSKGLHILLTGKVKLFKISDEGKEQTIFVFGPGEPFCLCSVFSDGVLPANMSALEDSRVLFINPAEYEKLVQEDPTILMQMMRVMSRRLKDAMEMIDSLALKQVPSRLAAYFLSREISGLVNMDISYRELSKIIGITPEALSRTMKKMSAGGLIDVNGTEIKIHDREELSRCSDGGCLR